The region GCGGCGACTCGGGCAACCTCGGCGAGTTCGTCCCGGCTGGTCAGTCGACCAGATGGGTTATGACGGTTCGTCACTGTCACCAGTGCTGTCGACTCAGTAACAACACCCTTGACCCGGTCGGGGAGAAGCGCAAACCCCCCCTCTTCGGGACGACGGAAGCGCTGGACTCGGCCGCCCACTCCTGCGGGCGTGTGGACGAGCGGACCGTATCCCGGCTTCTCGACGGCCACGTCGTTGCTCTCGCTGAGCGCGATTGCCGTCGCGACGGCGACGAAGTTCGCGTGGGTCGCGCCGCCAGTGACGACCACCTGTGACTCCGAGACATCGTACTCCTTGGCGATCTGTGTGCGCACCGACGGCTCCGGCCCGGGCTGTTCCAACCCTGCGAGCGGTTCGGGGACCACCTCACCCGCGGGGCGATAGGTCCGCAGGTCGCTCGAGCCGAGGTCGTATGTCGCCTCGGTCGGCCGGCCGTGGATCCACTCGAGATACGGCATCGGTTCGAACATGTCCAAAGCCTGCGACGGGGATTGCCTAAGAGCCACCGGCTTGTGCTTCGGAGCGTGTTCAGCGGTGACGGTCAACGACCGCCCCAGCGGCCCGCGCAGCCCGCTCGACGGGCTCAAACCCCACAAGGCGCGCGGCGCAGTCACAGTCGGACGTACCAAACGCCGGAACCGGACCGGGTCCCGCCGGCAGACATGCTGGTGGGGCCGTGTGCGGGCACGAAAAGCGCGGCGGGAGCGGAACCATCATACTCTGGGCCCGAGGAGGTCGCGCGTGCACGACCCCGTCGACTGGCTCCGTGAGCGTCCGTACTACGCGGACCAGATTGCGGCTCACCGCCGTGTCGACGCCCGCGAGCCGACGTTCTCCGACCTCGACATGGAGCCGCGTCTCGAGAGCACGTTGGCCGAGCGTGGCATCGAGCAGCCGTTCCGCCATCAGAGCGAGGCCATCCGGGCGGTCAGAGCGGGCAACGACGCGGTTCTGGCGACCGAGACCGCGAGCGGCAAGAGCCTCGCCTACACCGTCCCCGCCTTCGAGAACGCGATGGACCACGGCGGCCGAACGCTCTATCTCGGCCCGCAGAACGCCCTGGTGGCCGACCAACTGGAGACGCTCACGGAGTTGGCCCGAGACCTGGGGTTCGGCTCTCGGGTTTCCGTCGAGCAGTACACCGGGCGGCTCGCAAAATCCGAGAAGCAGGATGTTCGCGACCGCCGACCAACCATCCTGCTCTCGAACCCGGATATGGTCCACTACGCCCTGCTCCCGCACGCCCACCGGCTCTGGGAGTGGTTCTTCAAATCGCTCGAGCTGGTGGTCGTCGACGAGGTTCACAGCTACCGCGGCATCTTCGGCTCACACGTCTCCATGCTGCTCCGACGGCTGAACCGCGTCTGCGAGCGCTACGGGGCCGACCCAACCGTCGTCTGCTGTTCGGCGACGATCGGCAACCCAGTGGACCACGCGGCGAGGGTGACGGGTCACGGCCCGTCGCGGTTCAGCCTCGTCGACCAGGATTACTCCGGGACAGGGCCACGAGATTGGGTGCTCTGGAACCCACCCGAGTACCAGCGAGACCGCGGCAGCGGCCGCCGACGCTCCAGCCACACGGAATCGATGCGGCTATTCGTCGACCTGGTGGAAGAAGGCTACCAGACGCTCGTCTTCACCCGGAGCCGCCAGACCGCCGAGCGCTACGCCACCCAGTCCTCAAAGGAACTTCGGAGCCGCGGGTCGAACGCCCTTGCCGGAAAGGTCCAAGCCTACCAAGGCTCGCTCACGGACGACCGCCGACGCGAACTCGAAACCCGGCTCCACGACGGCGACCTACGCGGGGTCTGGAGCACGAACGCGCTGGAACTCGGCGTCGACGTGGGTGGGCTCGACGCCGTCATCATCGACGGCTACCCCGGCACCCGGATGTCCGCGTTCCAACAGGCCGGGCGAGCGGGCCGGGGCGAAGAGGCTGCGTTGGTCATCGTCGTCGCTGGCGAGGACCAGTTGGACCAATACCTGATGTGCAACCCCGCGGAGTTCTTCGAAGGGGAGCCTGAACAGGCCATTTCCAACCCAGAGAACGAGGAACTACTGCCCGACCATGTCGCCTCGGCTGCTGCGGAGAACTGGCTCTCGGATGACGACGAACGTCACTTCGGTGAACCGTTCCCTGGCGTCGTTTCCGCTCTCGAGGGAGAAGGCGTCTTGGAGCGGCGTGACACCAGCAACGGCACCCGCTGGACGCACAGCGGTGAGGGCAGCCCGCAACACAGGATGAGTCTCCGGACGATCGACGACCGCGAGGTCGACCTGCGGGAGAGCCGTTCGGGCGACAAGATCGCCTCGCTCTCGTTCTCGGACGCGCTCAGAGACGCCCACCCCGGCGCAATCTACCACCACCAGGGCCAGACGTACGAGGTGTCAGAGTTGGACCTCGACCGCGACGTAGCGACAGTTCAGCCAACCTGGGCCGACTACCACACCCGCGTGCTCACTGAGAAGGACGTCGTGGTCCACGAGGAACTGCGGGAGAAGCCGCTCTCGGCCCGCCCGGACACGGCAGTGCGATTCGCCGACATCGAGGTGACCGAACGGGTGACTGGGTTCGAACGCCAGGACGCCGCCTCAGGGGAGACCCTGGGGACGCAACTGCTGGAGCTCCCGGAGACGAGCCTGCGCACGAAGGGGCTGTTCTGGACGGTCCCCGACGACGTGGAACAAGAGATGCGAACCCTCGCAGCCGAGCATGGCGACCCGGAGTACGGCTTCAACGGCGGCACCCACGCCGCCGAACACGGCGTCATCTCGCTGTTCCCGCTCTACATGCTCTGTGACCGGGGCGATGTCGGTGGGCTCTCGACGCCGATGCATCCACACACGGACCAGTCGACAATCTTCGTCTACGATGGCTACCCTGGCGGCGTGGGCCTAACGAACCGCGGCTACGACCGCATCGAGGAGCTGATGGCCCGCACCGCACGGCTCATCGACGACTGTGACTGTGCAGACGGCTGCCCGAGTTGTGTGCAATCGCCCCACTGCGGCAACGCAAACGACCCGCTCTCGAAACCGGAAGCGGTCCACCTGCTTGACTCGCTGACGGGCGAACTGTGAGCTTCTGGGTCGGAGTTGCTCGGAGCGAGGCGAGTCGGTTCTGTAACGCTTAAACACGCTGCGATAGTTGAGTAGGGTATGACTGAAGAGGCCGACGGCGCCCACGCCACCGAGGAGACAGGGACCACCCCCGAAACCGAGGAAGCGGCTACAGCGGCCGACACCACCGCCGATGCGGAGTCCGCGGCCGGGAGCGAGCACCCGCTCGTCGAACGCGTCGCTGCCCACGACGAAGCACTCGCGGGGGACCTCAAGGCGGAACTCACACACGCCGAAGCCGAACTCACAAAAAAGGAGGAGCAAATCGAGGATCTGGAGGGCACACTCAAGCGCAAGCAGGCTGATTTCCAGAACTTCAAGAAGCGCCAGGAGAAGAAGCTGGCCGACCAAACCGCCCGCGCGACTGAGGACCTCGTCGAGCGCCTGCTCCCTGTGCGCGATAATCTCGCCCGCGCGCTCGAACAGGGTTCGGATACGGACATCCGCGACGGCGTCGAAGGAACGCTGCGCGAACTCGACAGCGTCCTCGAGGACGAAGGCGTCGAGACCATCCAGCCGGAACTTGGGGCCGACCCCGACCC is a window of halophilic archaeon DL31 DNA encoding:
- a CDS encoding Protein of unknown function DUF1998 (KEGG: hvo:HVO_1703 ATP-dependent helicase~PFAM: Protein of unknown function DUF1998; DNA/RNA helicase, DEAD/DEAH box type, N-terminal; DNA/RNA helicase, C-terminal~SMART: DEAD-like helicase, N-terminal; DNA/RNA helicase, C-terminal) produces the protein MHDPVDWLRERPYYADQIAAHRRVDAREPTFSDLDMEPRLESTLAERGIEQPFRHQSEAIRAVRAGNDAVLATETASGKSLAYTVPAFENAMDHGGRTLYLGPQNALVADQLETLTELARDLGFGSRVSVEQYTGRLAKSEKQDVRDRRPTILLSNPDMVHYALLPHAHRLWEWFFKSLELVVVDEVHSYRGIFGSHVSMLLRRLNRVCERYGADPTVVCCSATIGNPVDHAARVTGHGPSRFSLVDQDYSGTGPRDWVLWNPPEYQRDRGSGRRRSSHTESMRLFVDLVEEGYQTLVFTRSRQTAERYATQSSKELRSRGSNALAGKVQAYQGSLTDDRRRELETRLHDGDLRGVWSTNALELGVDVGGLDAVIIDGYPGTRMSAFQQAGRAGRGEEAALVIVVAGEDQLDQYLMCNPAEFFEGEPEQAISNPENEELLPDHVASAAAENWLSDDDERHFGEPFPGVVSALEGEGVLERRDTSNGTRWTHSGEGSPQHRMSLRTIDDREVDLRESRSGDKIASLSFSDALRDAHPGAIYHHQGQTYEVSELDLDRDVATVQPTWADYHTRVLTEKDVVVHEELREKPLSARPDTAVRFADIEVTERVTGFERQDAASGETLGTQLLELPETSLRTKGLFWTVPDDVEQEMRTLAAEHGDPEYGFNGGTHAAEHGVISLFPLYMLCDRGDVGGLSTPMHPHTDQSTIFVYDGYPGGVGLTNRGYDRIEELMARTARLIDDCDCADGCPSCVQSPHCGNANDPLSKPEAVHLLDSLTGEL
- a CDS encoding Protein grpE (KEGG: hvo:HVO_1592 co-chaperone GrpE~HAMAP: GrpE nucleotide exchange factor~PFAM: GrpE nucleotide exchange factor), coding for MTEEADGAHATEETGTTPETEEAATAADTTADAESAAGSEHPLVERVAAHDEALAGDLKAELTHAEAELTKKEEQIEDLEGTLKRKQADFQNFKKRQEKKLADQTARATEDLVERLLPVRDNLARALEQGSDTDIRDGVEGTLRELDSVLEDEGVETIQPELGADPDPERHEVMMRVESDQPAGTIAKLYRPGYEMADRIIRTAQVTVSTGE